Proteins from a genomic interval of Yoonia sp. GPGPB17:
- a CDS encoding class I SAM-dependent methyltransferase — MTALGDLLIARIARTGPISLADYMAECLMHPQHGYYATRDPFGVAGDFTTAPEISQMFGELIGLSLAQAWMDQGQPPKIALAELGPGRGTLMADALRASKAVPGFHRALSVHLVETSPALRTEQAKLVPDATWHDSVDTLPETPLYLIANEFFDALPIRQFIREGDGWREKMIGVSDTTLSFGLSAAAPIALLEARLSDTKNGDLVEHCPALPSIMASLSARIESHGGCALIIDYGDWQSLGDTLQALKSQDHTDPLAAPGQADLTAHVDFAAIAAHAGPAKFSRLTPQGVFLERLGITQRAQALAAKLSGDALTSHIAAHRRLTHPSEMGDLFKVISIYPSTATPPPGLEP, encoded by the coding sequence ATGACCGCCTTGGGTGATCTCCTGATCGCCCGGATCGCCCGGACCGGCCCGATCAGCCTTGCAGACTATATGGCCGAGTGCCTGATGCACCCGCAGCATGGATACTACGCGACGCGCGATCCTTTTGGCGTGGCAGGAGACTTCACGACCGCCCCCGAAATCAGCCAGATGTTTGGCGAACTCATCGGGCTTTCGCTTGCGCAAGCGTGGATGGATCAGGGACAACCACCCAAGATCGCGCTGGCCGAACTTGGCCCGGGACGCGGTACGTTGATGGCCGATGCCCTGCGCGCCTCCAAGGCCGTTCCAGGATTTCATCGCGCGCTATCTGTGCATCTGGTCGAGACCTCGCCTGCCTTGCGCACAGAACAGGCCAAACTTGTTCCCGATGCCACATGGCACGACAGCGTCGACACCCTGCCCGAGACGCCCCTTTACCTCATCGCCAATGAGTTCTTTGACGCGCTCCCCATCCGCCAGTTCATACGTGAAGGCGATGGCTGGCGCGAAAAGATGATTGGCGTCAGTGACACTACGCTCAGCTTCGGCCTCTCGGCTGCCGCCCCAATTGCACTGCTGGAAGCGCGACTGTCCGATACCAAAAACGGTGATCTGGTCGAGCATTGCCCTGCCTTGCCATCAATCATGGCCAGTCTCAGTGCAAGAATCGAAAGCCACGGCGGTTGCGCGTTGATCATCGACTATGGTGACTGGCAGTCCTTGGGCGACACCTTGCAGGCGCTAAAATCACAAGATCACACAGATCCGCTGGCCGCACCCGGTCAGGCAGACCTGACCGCCCACGTTGACTTCGCGGCCATCGCAGCGCACGCAGGCCCCGCGAAATTCAGCCGCCTGACACCGCAAGGCGTGTTCCTCGAACGTCTTGGGATCACCCAGCGTGCGCAAGCGTTGGCGGCAAAGCTCTCAGGTGATGCGCTGACATCTCATATTGCGGCACATCGGCGCTTGACCCACCCCTCGGAAATGGGTGACCTTTTCAAGGTGATCAGTATCTATCCTTCCACCGCCACCCCACCACCGGGACTAGAGCCATGA
- a CDS encoding imm11 family protein, with translation MTWIFKATTDGRGGFVELYAVDPDNLSDWSRALPLRGVGVSLAGVYKGKDAELLLKYVPRHFVTPKRINAFKDLFWVEGKMLVISERFREIIKAHDPGIHHIWPIQVMSKKGVAYPDALYGFVPAVHAAAISETEGDVHITEPSTAPPTKLFPQGVHTRRSTRLRPSWIAAVHPDKVPSQNIWWDHGLTRNYLLLSDVLHDAIVAADLKVIPMKKTTVARCLRS, from the coding sequence ATGACTTGGATATTTAAGGCCACAACTGATGGAAGGGGCGGATTTGTAGAACTCTATGCCGTAGATCCTGACAATCTTTCCGATTGGTCACGCGCGCTGCCACTTAGAGGCGTGGGTGTTAGCCTTGCTGGTGTGTACAAAGGAAAAGACGCGGAGTTACTTCTTAAGTATGTCCCAAGGCACTTCGTAACACCGAAGCGTATCAATGCGTTCAAAGACCTATTTTGGGTAGAGGGCAAGATGCTGGTCATATCAGAGCGGTTTCGCGAGATTATCAAGGCCCATGATCCCGGCATCCACCACATTTGGCCGATCCAGGTGATGTCGAAGAAAGGGGTTGCCTACCCTGATGCGCTTTATGGCTTTGTGCCAGCGGTGCATGCCGCCGCGATCTCAGAAACGGAAGGTGACGTTCATATCACAGAACCGAGCACAGCCCCGCCAACGAAATTGTTCCCGCAAGGAGTACATACTAGACGATCCACGCGGCTAAGACCGAGTTGGATCGCTGCAGTTCATCCCGACAAAGTCCCGTCACAGAATATTTGGTGGGATCACGGTTTGACACGAAACTACCTTTTGCTGTCCGACGTGCTGCACGACGCCATCGTTGCTGCGGATCTCAAGGTTATTCCAATGAAGAAAACAACAGTGGCAAGGTGTCTAAGATCGTGA
- a CDS encoding IS3 family transposase (programmed frameshift) has protein sequence MSEIEIITDGGRRRRWSAADKLRIVEETMYEGESISAVARRNGVAPNLLYRWRKLMLEGGSIAVAEDDSVTGNKTAREMETRIRELERQLGRKTMEVEILKEALDKSRGKKTDLACAVVETGRFAMKTVADVLGVSRSNLHDRVSGSAKPRRGYHKAQDAAVLPRIQALVAKRPTYGYRRITALLNRELRTQGLPAVNHKRVYRIMERNNLLLQRSGFDRPERNHDGKVIMMRSNLRWCSDGLEFACWNGDVIRLAFLIDAHDREIISWRAVANAGIGGSDVRDMLLEAVESRFGTHRASEQVEVLSDNGSAYTARDTRIFAQQLGLKSCFTPVKSPQSNGMSEAFVKTLKRDYVRVKPLPNAETVLSLIGDWIEDYNENHPHSGLKWKSPREFIRAKTETA, from the exons ATGTCTGAGATTGAAATCATTACCGACGGTGGCCGCCGCCGTCGTTGGTCTGCGGCGGATAAGCTGCGGATCGTGGAAGAGACCATGTATGAGGGTGAGAGCATTTCCGCCGTTGCGCGTCGCAATGGCGTGGCCCCGAATCTTCTGTATCGTTGGCGCAAGCTCATGCTCGAAGGGGGAAGCATCGCCGTGGCAGAAGATGACAGCGTCACCGGCAACAAGACCGCGCGAGAGATGGAAACCCGCATCCGGGAACTCGAACGCCAGCTCGGGCGCAAGACGATGGAAGTCGAGATTCTGAAAGAGGCCCTCGACAAGTCACGGG GCAAAAAAACCGACCTTGCTTGCGCAGTCGTTGAAACGGGACGATTTGCCATGAAGACCGTCGCTGATGTTTTGGGGGTCTCTCGTTCCAACCTGCACGACCGTGTGAGCGGGAGCGCAAAGCCGCGTCGGGGCTATCATAAAGCCCAAGACGCGGCGGTCCTGCCACGCATCCAGGCGCTTGTGGCGAAGCGCCCGACCTATGGCTATCGACGGATTACAGCACTGCTGAACCGAGAGCTGCGCACGCAGGGTTTACCGGCTGTTAACCATAAGCGCGTGTATCGCATCATGGAGCGCAACAACTTGCTGCTCCAGCGATCCGGCTTTGATCGACCCGAGCGAAACCACGATGGCAAAGTCATCATGATGCGCTCAAACCTGCGTTGGTGCAGCGATGGCCTGGAGTTCGCTTGCTGGAACGGCGACGTGATCCGCTTGGCGTTCCTCATCGATGCCCATGACCGCGAGATCATCTCATGGCGGGCCGTGGCGAATGCCGGGATCGGCGGGTCGGATGTGCGCGACATGCTGCTGGAAGCTGTGGAGAGCAGGTTCGGCACCCACCGTGCGTCGGAACAAGTCGAGGTTCTCTCCGACAACGGCAGCGCCTACACTGCGAGGGACACACGCATCTTTGCGCAACAACTGGGCCTGAAGTCCTGCTTCACGCCGGTGAAAAGCCCGCAATCCAACGGCATGTCGGAGGCTTTTGTGAAGACGCTCAAACGCGACTACGTCCGCGTGAAACCATTGCCAAACGCCGAAACCGTGCTGTCATTGATAGGAGACTGGATCGAAGACTATAACGAAAACCACCCACACAGCGGCCTGAAATGGAAATCGCCTCGCGAGTTCATCAGGGCCAAGACCGAAACCGCTTAG
- a CDS encoding Hint domain-containing protein, with protein MFRRRKTDPGAGSVTGRINLHSRHAALFTVNVTIAQLLFGGTANEVRPKKAFAWISSLSSAPARTVDIFSQQIKQTPAQRQHAKTQSVDVAQRKYEVMYLDAQGRFHEFNTIARAHTAFEEAFAALGHSAIVQTQNGHMSVEDVLPGDEVRLADGSYETLQWRGRITLGPTANNANAKQPMMTRITGDALGDNRPTQDLVLGPSARLLHRATGIRRVTGTDAAFIPAADFVDGNTVLSLQPVEPVSVFQFGFAAQRCLMVNGLEIETLHPGSAFNLGLRGDALREYLSLFPHKRGFEDFGLMNHPRLRMRDLDLLG; from the coding sequence GTGTTTCGACGTCGTAAGACCGATCCGGGTGCTGGATCAGTCACTGGGCGCATCAATCTGCACAGCCGTCATGCTGCGCTTTTCACAGTAAATGTAACCATTGCTCAGTTGTTGTTTGGTGGGACAGCAAATGAGGTCAGACCCAAGAAGGCTTTCGCATGGATCTCGTCACTTTCATCTGCACCCGCCCGCACCGTCGATATCTTCAGCCAGCAAATCAAGCAAACCCCTGCCCAACGCCAGCACGCCAAGACGCAAAGCGTAGATGTCGCGCAGCGCAAATACGAAGTGATGTATCTGGACGCACAGGGCCGCTTTCACGAATTCAACACCATTGCCCGCGCCCACACCGCGTTTGAAGAGGCATTTGCCGCACTGGGACATAGCGCAATTGTGCAGACACAAAACGGGCATATGTCGGTCGAAGACGTCCTGCCCGGCGATGAGGTCCGCCTCGCTGATGGAAGCTACGAAACCCTGCAATGGCGTGGGCGCATAACCCTTGGGCCAACGGCCAACAATGCAAATGCCAAGCAGCCAATGATGACACGGATTACAGGCGATGCACTTGGCGACAACCGCCCCACACAGGATCTTGTGCTTGGCCCTTCGGCGCGCCTGCTGCACCGTGCCACGGGCATCCGCAGGGTCACGGGTACCGATGCCGCATTTATACCGGCCGCCGACTTTGTCGATGGCAACACAGTGCTCAGTTTGCAGCCGGTCGAACCCGTCAGCGTCTTTCAGTTCGGCTTTGCGGCCCAACGCTGCCTGATGGTGAACGGGCTTGAAATCGAAACGCTGCACCCCGGCTCCGCCTTTAACCTTGGCCTGCGCGGCGATGCATTGCGCGAATATCTGTCGTTGTTCCCCCACAAACGCGGTTTCGAAGACTTTGGTCTGATGAACCACCCGCGCCTGCGGATGCGCGATCTAGATTTGCTGGGCTAG
- the pgeF gene encoding peptidoglycan editing factor PgeF codes for MTLDIITDPLLEGIPHGFFTRRGGASSGVFAGLNCGYGSSDQKDIVTINRGRVASVLGVATDHLVGVHQVHSSDAVVMNAPNATAPKADALVTAREGVALSILTADCQPVLFADTKARVIGAAHAGWKGALNGVLEATIAQMETQGATRGNIMAVIGPSISQPNYEVGPEFRESFVRTDPGFERFFLQGQDDRFQFDLPGFGLFLLKQSGIKAGTWTRHCTYADPTRFFSYRRSVHEKQADYGRLIAAIRL; via the coding sequence ATGACGCTGGACATCATCACCGACCCACTGCTCGAAGGCATCCCGCACGGGTTCTTCACACGCAGGGGTGGTGCATCATCGGGTGTGTTTGCTGGGTTGAATTGTGGTTATGGCAGCTCTGATCAAAAGGATATCGTGACGATCAACCGCGGGCGCGTCGCGAGTGTTCTGGGTGTCGCGACAGATCATCTGGTAGGGGTTCATCAGGTACATTCCTCAGATGCCGTCGTGATGAACGCACCGAATGCAACGGCGCCGAAAGCCGACGCGCTCGTGACTGCCCGCGAGGGGGTCGCCCTGTCGATCCTCACGGCTGACTGCCAGCCAGTACTGTTTGCCGACACCAAGGCGCGGGTGATCGGCGCGGCCCATGCGGGATGGAAGGGCGCACTCAACGGCGTGCTCGAAGCAACGATTGCGCAGATGGAAACGCAGGGGGCCACGCGCGGCAACATTATGGCGGTCATCGGCCCCTCCATCAGCCAGCCCAACTACGAAGTTGGACCTGAGTTTCGCGAAAGCTTTGTCCGTACCGACCCCGGGTTTGAGCGCTTCTTCCTGCAAGGTCAGGATGATCGTTTTCAGTTTGATCTTCCGGGTTTTGGTTTGTTCCTGCTGAAACAAAGCGGGATCAAGGCCGGTACATGGACGCGTCATTGCACCTATGCCGATCCTACGCGATTCTTTAGCTACCGCAGGTCCGTGCATGAAAAGCAGGCTGATTATGGACGGCTGATCGCCGCCATTCGGCTTTAG
- a CDS encoding nickel/cobalt transporter, with the protein MRWPVVILGALGALALWFWAFGGADQIAGFAITAQRDVQNAMAAALRGLRAGEPGALATLWGLCFAYGFVHAVGPGHGKLVIGGYGAGTRVPARRLAGLALGASLAQSLTAVLLVYAAVFLFGWGRAQMTGVADDVLAPLSYALIGMVGLWLLLRGVRHLRPAHDHTHHGDSEVCSSCGHAHGPTLKQAETVRSWRDALIVIGTIAVRPCTGALFLLILTWRLDIVWAGIAGALIMGLGTASITVLVAFAAVGFRESALQLVSHSAVARTLAWVEILAGGTVLILASQLVLRSI; encoded by the coding sequence ATGCGCTGGCCTGTTGTGATCCTGGGCGCATTGGGCGCACTAGCGCTATGGTTTTGGGCCTTTGGTGGCGCTGATCAGATTGCGGGATTTGCGATCACTGCGCAGCGTGATGTGCAAAATGCCATGGCCGCCGCTTTGCGCGGGCTGCGCGCGGGTGAGCCGGGGGCCTTGGCCACACTTTGGGGGCTTTGCTTTGCTTATGGTTTTGTGCATGCCGTGGGTCCCGGTCATGGTAAGCTGGTGATTGGCGGGTATGGCGCTGGCACGCGTGTCCCGGCGCGGCGATTGGCGGGCCTGGCCTTGGGGGCGTCGCTGGCGCAATCGTTGACGGCTGTATTGCTTGTTTATGCGGCTGTGTTCCTCTTTGGCTGGGGGCGCGCGCAGATGACAGGTGTTGCAGATGATGTATTGGCGCCGCTGAGCTATGCTTTGATCGGTATGGTTGGCCTGTGGCTGCTGCTGCGTGGTGTGCGGCATCTGCGTCCCGCACATGACCATACCCATCATGGTGACAGCGAAGTCTGCTCTTCCTGCGGGCATGCGCACGGACCGACCCTGAAGCAAGCCGAGACCGTGCGCAGCTGGCGCGATGCTTTGATCGTGATCGGAACGATTGCTGTGCGGCCTTGTACGGGCGCTTTGTTCCTGCTGATTCTGACGTGGCGGCTGGACATCGTGTGGGCCGGGATTGCTGGTGCGCTGATCATGGGGCTTGGCACGGCAAGTATCACAGTACTGGTGGCCTTCGCCGCCGTGGGTTTTCGTGAAAGTGCGTTGCAACTTGTCAGTCACAGCGCGGTCGCACGCACATTGGCGTGGGTCGAAATTCTGGCGGGAGGCACCGTGTTGATCCTTGCCAGCCAATTGGTGCTGCGCAGCATCTGA
- a CDS encoding DUF4166 domain-containing protein — translation MKDLAVEVDTTEAEIIPLFEGFLGASFDTLPPTVRDLHDVPAPRRWTGQAKVTRGTSLWARLIAGVFGFPPATDQTPVEVTMTPKGGGELWERRFGAKRFWSFLRVKDGYMTERFGPLTFTLGLHVADGQLHFPVVSGRLGPIPFPRFLLPVSIAREYEADGRFHFDVMLKAPLTGALMVHYQGWLVRDE, via the coding sequence ATGAAAGATTTGGCCGTGGAAGTAGATACGACCGAGGCAGAAATCATACCGCTCTTTGAGGGGTTTCTGGGCGCATCTTTTGACACGCTTCCGCCGACGGTACGCGACTTGCACGATGTTCCGGCCCCACGCCGCTGGACGGGGCAGGCGAAGGTCACACGTGGCACCTCGCTTTGGGCGCGGTTGATTGCTGGTGTTTTTGGGTTTCCGCCCGCGACGGATCAGACCCCGGTTGAGGTAACAATGACGCCGAAGGGCGGCGGTGAGCTTTGGGAGCGACGGTTTGGAGCAAAACGCTTCTGGTCGTTCCTGAGGGTCAAAGATGGGTACATGACGGAGCGGTTTGGCCCGCTTACATTCACGCTGGGTCTGCATGTGGCTGACGGGCAGTTGCATTTCCCAGTTGTTTCTGGCCGGTTGGGGCCGATCCCGTTTCCGCGGTTCCTTCTGCCAGTGAGCATTGCGCGGGAATATGAAGCGGATGGGCGCTTTCATTTTGATGTCATGCTGAAGGCGCCGCTGACAGGCGCTTTGATGGTTCACTATCAAGGCTGGCTTGTACGTGATGAGTAA
- a CDS encoding type IV pili methyl-accepting chemotaxis transducer N-terminal domain-containing protein, translating to MQASPPQNVPIAEAIEENAQERINFSGELRMLSQRIPSAACHLDRGIAVESARALLEGATAEFEQILAALEFGDEDLNIIMPETRRKSLARIHELRALWGPFKAAADVVVAGTESEAAINYLLNENLAVLSAAQLVVEELVKQYSNPNAATRASLMLIDISGRQRMLTQKMSKETCTITGTHHIAETLEALGETARIFEASLHALRFGMPSVGVGPPPTAEISAGLAGVLEDWDAVKPFATEVLAGGDLDNDDHARKFMMLNITMSNMNTVVGMYTGAARPNS from the coding sequence GTGCAAGCGTCCCCGCCCCAGAATGTACCGATTGCAGAAGCCATCGAAGAAAATGCACAGGAGAGGATAAACTTCTCCGGCGAGCTTAGAATGCTGTCACAGCGCATTCCCTCTGCGGCCTGCCATCTGGACAGAGGCATTGCGGTTGAAAGTGCACGCGCGCTTCTTGAAGGCGCTACAGCAGAATTTGAGCAGATACTGGCGGCGTTGGAGTTCGGGGACGAGGATCTAAATATCATCATGCCCGAAACGCGCCGCAAATCGCTTGCGCGTATCCACGAACTTCGGGCGCTTTGGGGGCCATTTAAGGCAGCCGCTGATGTGGTTGTCGCAGGAACCGAAAGTGAAGCCGCGATCAACTACCTTCTAAACGAGAATCTTGCGGTGTTAAGTGCGGCACAGCTTGTTGTCGAAGAACTGGTCAAACAATACTCCAATCCAAACGCCGCGACACGAGCGTCATTGATGCTCATCGACATTTCTGGCCGCCAACGCATGCTAACCCAGAAGATGTCAAAGGAAACCTGCACCATTACCGGCACCCATCATATAGCTGAAACGCTCGAAGCATTGGGGGAGACAGCACGCATCTTCGAGGCATCGCTCCACGCTCTCCGATTTGGGATGCCGTCTGTGGGTGTAGGTCCGCCACCTACTGCGGAGATTTCGGCTGGGCTGGCAGGTGTCCTTGAGGATTGGGATGCCGTGAAGCCTTTCGCAACTGAGGTTTTGGCCGGAGGCGATCTTGATAACGACGACCATGCCCGCAAGTTCATGATGCTGAATATCACGATGTCCAATATGAACACCGTGGTGGGCATGTATACCGGCGCAGCACGACCGAACTCTTAG
- a CDS encoding 2-hydroxyacid dehydrogenase has product MKKKLLITRRLPDANLAAARARYDVTLRDTADGLTVTEAAAALRDYDAILPTLGDQFTADAFGDDIRCGVLANFGVGYNHIDAVAAAKAGVAVSNTPDVVTDATADIGLTLILSTCRRAGEGERLVRADQWDGWGPTQMLGTHVTGKTVGIVGMGRIGQAVARRCHFGFEMPVKYYNRSQKPVEFPAEQVATLTELMGTCDIIVVTVPGGGGNTHLIDANALAAMRPEGIFVNIARGDVVDEDALIAALQSGQIAGAGLDVFASEPIVPDAFRAMENVVLLPHLGTAALEVREAMGQMALDNIIAWDEGRPLPQVV; this is encoded by the coding sequence TTGAAGAAGAAACTGCTGATCACCCGCCGTTTGCCGGATGCCAATCTGGCGGCGGCGCGTGCGCGATACGATGTCACGTTACGTGATACGGCTGATGGCCTGACCGTGACCGAGGCTGCGGCAGCTTTGCGTGACTATGATGCGATTTTGCCAACCTTGGGTGATCAGTTCACGGCTGACGCCTTTGGCGATGACATCCGCTGCGGGGTGCTGGCCAATTTTGGTGTCGGCTACAACCATATTGACGCGGTGGCAGCGGCCAAAGCAGGTGTCGCCGTGTCAAACACGCCTGACGTTGTGACAGACGCCACCGCTGATATTGGTCTTACGTTAATCCTGTCAACGTGTCGTCGTGCCGGAGAGGGTGAACGGTTGGTTCGCGCCGATCAATGGGATGGCTGGGGGCCCACGCAGATGTTGGGCACCCATGTCACAGGCAAGACTGTCGGCATCGTCGGTATGGGTCGCATTGGGCAGGCCGTCGCGCGCCGTTGCCATTTCGGATTTGAGATGCCGGTGAAGTACTATAATCGCTCACAAAAGCCCGTTGAATTTCCGGCAGAGCAAGTGGCGACGTTGACTGAATTGATGGGTACTTGCGACATCATCGTCGTCACGGTGCCCGGCGGGGGCGGAAACACACATCTGATTGACGCGAATGCACTGGCCGCAATGAGGCCCGAGGGCATCTTCGTCAATATCGCGCGCGGCGATGTGGTTGATGAGGATGCGTTGATTGCCGCCTTGCAATCGGGGCAGATTGCGGGCGCGGGGCTGGACGTCTTTGCCAGCGAACCCATCGTGCCCGATGCCTTTCGTGCGATGGAAAACGTTGTGCTGCTCCCACATCTGGGGACAGCCGCGTTGGAGGTGCGCGAGGCGATGGGCCAGATGGCGCTTGATAACATCATCGCCTGGGATGAAGGCAGGCCTCTGCCGCAAGTCGTCTAG
- a CDS encoding leishmanolysin-related zinc metalloendopeptidase — MITLDFIGDMSAARRAVFEAAARRWDRALNTGFDPLDVDGDRLTGLAIEANIAPIDGAAGVLGQAGPTVLREDTGLPVKGVMQFDDADITRLEAEGSFADVILHEMAHVLGFGTLWTFNGLIAASGTNDPRFTGPAAAREFAALLPDGGPFVPIANTGGAGTREGHWRELIFGDELLTGFLSGANRPLSRMSIASFEDLGYEVDYNAADPFTLPSFRQLALMGLTEAVRICDLCRVDRPVPRTVPC; from the coding sequence ATGATTACGCTCGACTTTATTGGTGACATGTCCGCCGCGCGCCGCGCGGTTTTTGAAGCTGCCGCCCGCAGGTGGGACCGTGCCTTGAACACTGGCTTTGATCCTTTGGACGTGGATGGTGATCGGCTGACTGGCCTTGCAATCGAGGCAAACATTGCGCCGATTGACGGTGCGGCCGGAGTGTTGGGGCAGGCCGGGCCGACGGTCTTGCGCGAAGATACCGGGTTGCCTGTTAAAGGGGTGATGCAATTTGATGATGCTGATATCACGCGATTAGAGGCCGAGGGTAGTTTTGCTGATGTGATCCTGCATGAGATGGCCCATGTTCTGGGTTTCGGCACGTTATGGACGTTTAACGGTTTGATCGCCGCCAGCGGTACGAATGATCCGCGTTTTACCGGGCCTGCTGCAGCACGCGAGTTTGCGGCGCTTCTGCCGGATGGCGGCCCTTTTGTGCCCATCGCCAATACCGGCGGGGCGGGGACGCGCGAAGGACATTGGCGCGAGTTGATTTTCGGTGATGAGTTGTTGACAGGATTCTTGTCAGGTGCGAACCGCCCGCTCAGCCGGATGTCCATCGCGTCGTTCGAAGATCTTGGCTATGAGGTCGACTATAACGCCGCAGACCCATTTACCCTGCCCAGTTTCCGACAGTTGGCCCTGATGGGCCTGACCGAGGCAGTGCGCATCTGTGATCTGTGTCGTGTTGACAGGCCGGTTCCACGCACCGTGCCTTGCTAG
- a CDS encoding DUF1007 family protein gives MRLTLPLLAAMVMPTIAPAHPHVFVEAQVTVVFAEDGALGVRLDWFYDDLFSLLVTTDLGIDMDGDLILTSAEQQLLDTQITAWPPDYAGDLEVSQNGVMLALAEKQDHSMTYEGGRFHEAHLRLVPELTDPDAPVQIRVYDPSFYTAYDLRRPVLIEGRDDCTAEVIPADLDAAYALAEDLLEGQDPNAVGPDEYFPAIGDAFADTIVVTCAGLL, from the coding sequence ATGCGTCTGACACTTCCCCTTCTGGCGGCCATGGTCATGCCGACGATAGCCCCGGCTCATCCACATGTCTTCGTGGAGGCGCAGGTGACTGTTGTCTTTGCCGAGGATGGTGCCTTGGGTGTCCGGCTGGATTGGTTCTACGACGACTTGTTTTCGCTTTTGGTCACGACCGATCTGGGGATTGATATGGATGGTGATCTGATCCTGACATCTGCCGAACAACAATTGCTGGATACGCAGATCACGGCATGGCCGCCAGACTATGCGGGTGATCTGGAAGTATCTCAGAATGGCGTGATGTTGGCATTGGCCGAAAAACAGGATCACAGTATGACCTATGAGGGTGGCCGGTTTCACGAGGCGCATTTGCGTCTTGTACCTGAATTGACTGACCCGGACGCACCGGTTCAGATCAGGGTCTATGATCCTTCGTTCTACACGGCCTATGATCTGCGCCGCCCGGTGCTCATAGAAGGACGTGATGATTGCACGGCAGAGGTGATCCCGGCGGATCTTGATGCAGCCTATGCTTTGGCTGAGGACCTGCTGGAAGGGCAGGACCCCAACGCCGTTGGCCCTGATGAGTACTTCCCGGCAATTGGCGATGCCTTTGCTGATACCATTGTTGTGACATGCGCTGGCCTGTTGTGA
- a CDS encoding tRNA-binding protein yields the protein MGEISFDDFLKVDVRVGTVLRAEPYPEARKPAIKLWIDFGDEIGEKKTSAQITAHYQPEALVGRQVMAVVNFPPRQIGKFMSEVLVLGMPDETGEVVLVGPDHTVPIGGRLH from the coding sequence ATGGGTGAGATCAGTTTCGATGATTTTCTGAAGGTTGATGTGCGCGTCGGGACCGTGTTGCGCGCCGAACCCTATCCGGAGGCGCGCAAGCCTGCGATCAAACTATGGATCGATTTTGGCGATGAGATTGGCGAGAAGAAAACATCGGCGCAGATCACCGCGCACTATCAGCCAGAGGCACTTGTTGGGCGTCAGGTTATGGCGGTTGTGAATTTTCCACCGCGTCAAATTGGAAAATTCATGTCCGAGGTGCTGGTCCTTGGCATGCCGGATGAGACTGGCGAGGTCGTTTTAGTTGGCCCTGACCATACCGTGCCGATTGGGGGGCGTTTGCATTGA
- a CDS encoding accessory factor UbiK family protein — translation MQSNSKILDDISQLMTNAMGVAQGAKDEANTAMKSMMDRWLADRDFVTREEFDAVRAMAQKAREENDALSARLAALEGKKK, via the coding sequence ATGCAGAGCAACAGCAAAATCCTTGATGATATCAGCCAACTGATGACCAACGCGATGGGCGTGGCCCAAGGGGCCAAGGACGAGGCGAACACAGCGATGAAGTCGATGATGGACCGCTGGCTGGCCGACCGCGATTTCGTTACCCGCGAAGAGTTCGATGCCGTGCGCGCGATGGCGCAGAAAGCGCGCGAAGAGAATGACGCGTTGAGCGCAAGGTTGGCGGCGCTGGAAGGCAAGAAGAAGTAA